One genomic window of Scatophagus argus isolate fScaArg1 chromosome 16, fScaArg1.pri, whole genome shotgun sequence includes the following:
- the gpatch8 gene encoding G patch domain-containing protein 8 isoform X3: MGMGRMEMELDYAEDATEKRRVLEVEKEDTEELRQKYKDQMEKEKAIAKALEDLRANFYCELCDKQYTKHQEFDNHINSYDHAHKQRLKELKQREFARNVSSRSRKDGKKQEKMLRRLHELAEQRKQQDRTPGSGPMFKTTTVAVDGEKSEDGDSMMLENTTLADGAMEGSPSDKTGQASPKPGPAISFSLGKNTSSSPTPSGASKVSVSFSFAKKAPVKLETAAAVFADHGEEAMEEEEGQEGEKAAGQEETSGCSTDSPKGGEGGEVTSVAGTEDVQQPDDGGSLASTLNKLKMMMKKEEGYGGQEPQYYHYVPPAHCRVKPHFQFLLFMKATDQCQSKEDEDEEEAQEEKEVEDSSKQTEPADCKPEKEHCNVVSTPDPEPTPPSPKVKTEDVPSCAADAASIVPTSPTQKAESAQDTVDSNSGPKIPTGPFFPVLSKDESTTLQWPSELLEFTKAQPSLSYSCNPLYFDFKLSRNKGVRGGKTAKSPKPCEESDDKRQETVASAAEVDTTTKPGTSADKDKPMMKGEGQSEGGEQKPATSSSSSKKKKKKKKHKKSAKHSKRKGKEKAAKEDAEGETEVPQEKPKKKKKHKRKKSKNKAPDQDEATGDEKEKAKPKSEDKTVPSSVHLSSGGGGATGNTGAELGKRKRATKEVPLKSGAEEGGAGKGTDKASSSEEYSSTKRQKTDSSAPQSASCSTSAQKSPGPGRPPSSESEEEGGSKAQRSRHHRSSPREQRRHHSEESGRSCSRSSRRGERRGSSRRHHRGQTSRSHSYSSSSERSSAGSSAYSHRSRSYSDSYSDYSTEGRRRRHSKRSSDSEYERRGSRGRRRSRRHQYSSSSSEDSRSRSRSYSRRKRHRRHHRSSSRSSSSWSRSRSTSARSWRRSYSRSHSSASRSSSSTKGSPRRRGPRSRGDSDTHRRDFNRSRIYRSQSPRSSSSRGLNRNTHSSSSQALRPGGSRDAGEQKNTLTARQLLEKVQSKKSSDDSATGTKSGIKIKDPPQGYFGPKLPPTLGSKAMLPLFGKLQAGKKPVIPLTRPDEGEKSGTGKGSEAEPEVILVEPIREFPPPPPPPAPPVQKVDEAQESTVVQEETQQATTEAQVHQEPRPLFEQEPAIMMPPYQGESGQDPSQNPMMESLIPEMQQQQPPMHAYPAYPPPTLEEDGMEAEEDGLAPLESQPITFTPEEMEKYSKLQQAAQQHIQQQLLAKQVKTFPSAAAAAAAAAAAATLAPAPPPPALQQIHIQQPTVSVASGTSITTVQHAILQHHAATAAAMGIHPAHPHHPHPAHAQLAQVHHIPQHHLTPISLSPLGPSLGHSLGHSLGHAGLIPAHPTAFLSGQPIHIIPASALHHTPLALHHVPHTALYPTLFTPRPSQAAAAAALQLHPLLHPIFSGQDLQHPPNHGS; this comes from the exons ATGGGGATGGGACGGATGGAGATGGAG CTGGATTATGCAGAGGATgccacagagaagagaagagtgcTCGAAGTGGAGAAGGAGGACACAGAAGAACTGCGGCAAAAATACAAG GACCAGATGGAAAAGGAGAAAGCTATTGCAAAGGCTCTGGAAGACCTGAGAGCCAATTTCTACTGTGAGCTATGTGACAAACAGTACACCAAACACCAGGAATTTGACAACCACATTAACTCATATGACCACGCTCACAAGCAG AGGCTTAAAGAGCTGAAGCAGAGAGAGTTTGCTCGTAACGTGTCATCACGTTCCCggaaagatggaaagaagcAAGAAAAGATGCTGCGCAGACTGCATGAGCTGGCTGAGCAGAGGAAACAACAGGACCG TACTCCAGGAAGTGGGCCCATGTTCAAAACTACCACAGTGGCTGTGGATGGAGAGAAATCCGAAGATGGTGACAGCATGATGCTTGAGAACACTACTTTGGCAGACGGTGCCATGGAAGGATCCCCATCAGATAAAACGGGGCAGGCCTCCCCAAAGCCAGGCCCAGCTATCAGCTTCTCTCTGGGGAAgaacacctcctcctccccaacTCCCAGTGGTGCATCCAAAGTCAGTGTGTCCTTCTCTTTTGCCAAGAAAGCCCCAGTAAAGCTGGAGACGGCAGCAGCTGTGTTTGCCGATCATGGAGAGGAGGctatggaggaagaggaggggcaggagggagaaaaagcCGCCGGGCAAGAGGAGACATctggctgcagcacagacagccccaaaggaggtgaaggaggagaggtCACTAGTGTGGCAGGGACCGAAGACGTGCAGCAGCCTGATGACGGAGGCTCTCTCGCCTCAACTCTAAACAaactgaagatgatgatgaaaaaagaggaaggataTGGTGGACAGGAGCCACAGTACTATCACTACGTACCTCCAGCTCACTGCCGGGTTAAGCCCCACTTCCAGTTTTTGCTGTTTATGAAGGCCACTGATCAGTGTCAGAgcaaagaagatgaagatgaggaagaggcccaggaagagaaagaagtcGAAGATAGTTCTAAACAGACAGAGCCCGCAGACTGCAAGCCTGAAAAAGAACACTGTAATGTTGTTTCAACCCCTGACCCAGAGCCAACTCCTCCGTCACCGAAAGTGAAGACAGAGGATGTTCCTTCATGTGCAGCAGATGCAGCTTCCATTGTACCTACTTCTCCTACACAAAAAGCTGAGAGCGCACAAGATACTGTGGATTCCAACTCGGGTCCCAAAATCCCCACAGGTCCTTTTTTCCCAGTTCTGAGCAAAGATGAGAGCACTACCTTGCAGTGGCCCTCTGAGCTCCTTGAATTTACAAAAGCTCAGCCTTCTCTGTCTTACAGCTGTAATCCCCTCTACTTTGACTTCAAGCTGTCCCGCAACAAAGGAGTACGTGGAGGGAAAACGGCAAAGTCCCCAAAGCCTTGTGAAGAGTCTGATGACAAGAGACAAGAGACGGTTGCTTCAGCAGCTGAAGTAGACACAACTACTAAACCTGGGACCAGTGCTGACAAAGACAAGCCGATGATGAAGGGAGAGGGCCAATCAGAAGGTGGTGAGCAAAAGCCTGCAACTAGCAGCAGtagttcaaagaaaaaaaagaaaaagaaaaagcataaGAAGTCTGCCAAGCACTCAAAGcgcaaaggaaaagaaaaagcagctaaagaggatgcagagggagagactgaGGTACCTCAAGAGAAgcccaaaaagaagaaaaaacacaaacgaaagaagagcaaaaacaaagctCCAGATCAAGATGAGGCAACAGGTGACGAAAAggaaaaggcaaaaccaaaGTCAGAGGATAAAACTGTTCCTTCTTCTGTTCACTTGtcaagtggaggaggaggggctaCAGGAAATACAGGAGCAGAACTGGGAAAGAGGAAACGTGCTACCAAGGAAGTGCCTTTGAAGTCtggagcagaggaaggaggagctggaaaagGCACTGACAAGGCCAGCTCCTCAGAGGAATACAGCAGCACCAAGCGACAAAAGACTGACTCCAGTGCACCTCAAAGTGCCTCTTGCTCCACCTCAGCCCAAAAGAGCCCTGGTCCTGGTAGACCTCCCAGCAGCGAGAGTGAAGAAGAAGGGGGTTCTAAGGCTCAACGATCACGCCATCATAGGTCCAGTCCTCGGGAACAACGCCGCCACCATAGTGAAGAATCAGGGAGGTCCTGCAGCCGTTCTTCAAGACGAGGGGAAAGACGGGGCAGCAGTCGTCGGCACCATCGTGGCCAAACCTCCCGTAGTCACTCATACTCCAGCAGCTCTGAACGCTCCTCAGCAGGCAGCAGCGCCTACAGCCACCGTAGCCGCAGCTACTCAGACAGTTACAGTGACTACAGCACAGAGGGTCGCAGAAGAAGGCATTCCAAACGTTCATCAGACTCTGAGTATGAGCGGAGAGGAAGCCGAGGACGTAGACGATCCAGGAGACATCAgtactcctcttcctcctctgaggaCTCCCGTTCACGGTCACGCAGCTACAGCCGCAGGAAAAGGCACCGGCGGCACCATAGGAGCAGTTCAAGAAGCTCTAGTAGCTGGAGCCGCAGCCGCAGCACCAGTGCAAGATCCTGGAGACGGAGCTACAGCCGAAGCCACAGTTCAGCCAGCCGTTCGTCGAGTTCCACCAAAGGCTCTCCTCGCCGACGGGGCCCCAGAAGTCGAGGAGACAGTGACACACATCGCAGAGACTTCAACCGCTCTCGCATCTACCGCTCCCAGTCTCCACGTTCATCTTCATCACGAGGCCTTAACCGCAACACCCATTCATCCAGTTCACAGGCTCTGAGGCCAGGGGGGTCCCGAGATGCAGGGGAACAGAAAAACACCCTTACTGCACGACAGTTGCTGGAGAAGGTTCAGTCCAAAAAGAGCTCTGATGATTCTGCCACAGGAACAAAATCTGGGATTAAGATTAAAGACCCACCACAGGGTTACTTTGGTCCCAAACTACCCCCAACCCTGGGAAGCAAAGCCATGCTGCCACTTTTTGGTAAGCTGCAGGCAGGGAAGAAGCCAGTGATTCCCCTAACCAGACCTGATGAGGGTGAGAAATCAGGAACAGGGAAGGGCTCTGAGGCTGAGCCAGAGGTTATTCTGGTAGAGCCTATAAGGGAATTCCCCCCTCCACCGCCACCTCCTGCACCACCTGTCCAGAAGGTTGACGAGGCCCAAGAGAGCACAGTAGTGCAAGAGGAGACACAGCAAGCCACTACAGAAGCCCAGGTGCACCAAGAACCTCGGCCGTTGTTTGAACAGGAGCCTGCCATTATGATGCCCCCATACCAAGGAGAATCGGGACAGGACCCTTCTCAAAACCCCATGATGGAGTCCCTCATTCCAGaaatgcaacagcagcagcctccaaTGCATGCCTACCCTGCTTACCCACCGCCCACCCTAGAGGAAGATGGCATGGAGGCAGAAGAGGATGGACTGGCTCCTTTGGAGAGTCAGCCCATTACATTCACaccagaggagatggagaaataCAGCAAGCTACAACAGGCTGCCCAGCAGCacatccagcagcagcttttgGCCAAGCAGGTTAAGACATTTCCCTCTGCCGCAGCCGCTGCAGCCGCTGCTGCAGCAGCCGCCACATTGGCCCCAGCGCCTCCTCCGCCAGCCCTGCAGCAGATCCACATTCAGCAGCCCACTGTGTCTGTAGCTTCTGGCACGTCGATCACCACAGTGCAACATGCCATTCTACAGCATCATGCCGCCACTGCTGCAGCCATGGGCATCCACCCAGCACATCCCCACCACCCACACCCTGCACATGCCCAGTTGGCCCAGGTACACCACATTCCCCAACACCACCTTAcccccatctccctctctcctttggGCCCCTCCCTTGGTCATTCTCTGGGACACTCATTAGGACATGCTGGGCTGATTCCTGCACACCCAACAGCCTTCCTCTCTGGTCAGCCTATACATATTATCCCAGCTTCTGCACTTCACCACACCCCCTTAGCGCTACACCATGTACCACATACAGCCCTCTACCCGACACTTTTCACACCCCGCCCCTcacaggctgcagctgcagcagccctCCAACTCCATCCACTGCTTCACCCGATCTTCTCAGGGCAGGACCTCCAACACCCACCTAACCATGGCTCTTGA